In a genomic window of Myxococcales bacterium:
- the ylqF gene encoding ribosome biogenesis GTPase YlqF gives MSLQWYPGHMTKARRELAERMPSQDVVVEILDARMPSASANPVITELRGATPALKILTRSDLADPAVTAAWLRSLEAAPGDTVRAFAATSTQPGETRRRFADALKRFGLASSSGRPVRALIAGVPNIGKSTLINTLMDRAVAKVSDKPAVTKIQKTVALPTGTLLTDSPGLLWPHIVDESIAFRLALGGVIPDTAIDYLTIGRFAAEYLRQHYPAEVAARFKLGPLGPTGDDVLAELGRRRGCLLPGGAIDLHKASELLVHEFRAGRVGRVSLETPPADAPAQSPA, from the coding sequence TTGTCGCTGCAGTGGTACCCCGGACACATGACCAAGGCGCGGCGTGAGCTCGCCGAGCGCATGCCGTCGCAGGACGTCGTCGTCGAGATCCTCGACGCGCGCATGCCGTCGGCCAGCGCCAACCCGGTCATCACCGAGCTGCGCGGCGCCACGCCGGCCCTGAAGATCCTGACCCGCAGCGATCTGGCCGATCCGGCCGTGACCGCGGCGTGGCTGCGCTCCCTCGAGGCCGCGCCCGGCGACACCGTGCGCGCGTTCGCCGCGACCTCGACCCAGCCCGGCGAGACCCGCCGCCGCTTCGCCGACGCGCTCAAGCGTTTCGGGCTGGCGTCGTCGAGCGGCCGGCCGGTGCGGGCGCTGATCGCCGGCGTGCCCAACATCGGCAAGTCGACGCTGATCAACACGCTCATGGACCGCGCCGTCGCCAAGGTCAGCGACAAGCCCGCGGTCACCAAGATCCAGAAGACCGTGGCGCTGCCGACCGGCACGTTGCTCACCGACAGCCCGGGCCTCTTGTGGCCGCACATCGTCGACGAGTCGATCGCGTTCCGGCTCGCGCTCGGCGGCGTCATCCCCGACACCGCGATCGACTACCTGACGATCGGCCGGTTCGCGGCCGAGTACCTGCGCCAGCACTACCCGGCCGAGGTGGCCGCGCGCTTCAAGCTCGGGCCGCTCGGCCCCACCGGCGACGACGTGCTCGCCGAGCTCGGGCGCCGCCGGGGCTGCCTCCTGCCCGGCGGCGCGATCGATCTGCACAAGGCGTCCGAGCTCCTGGTCCACGAGTTCCGCGCCGGCCGGGTCGGCCGGGTCAGCCTCGAGACGCCGCCGGCCGACGCCCCCGCTCAATCGCCGGCGTGA
- a CDS encoding Uma2 family endonuclease encodes MREPVRRQAVVDDFWAIPEAERFHEFMGGELIEKAAPSGEHGTAQAGVVGAVHAPFQRAPGRGGPGGWWIATEVEVRFATGEIVRPDVLGWRRDRCPDRPVGFPVDVAPDWICEVVSPGNATDDTIKKLRLYHRVAIPHYWLVDPREATLTVMRWSPDGYVTVVRAERGEVVRAEPFDAIELAVGTLFGDEPPA; translated from the coding sequence ATGCGCGAACCGGTCCGACGTCAGGCCGTGGTCGATGACTTCTGGGCGATCCCAGAAGCCGAGCGGTTCCACGAGTTCATGGGCGGCGAGCTGATCGAGAAGGCCGCCCCGAGCGGCGAGCACGGGACCGCCCAGGCCGGCGTCGTCGGGGCGGTGCACGCGCCGTTCCAGCGCGCGCCCGGTCGAGGTGGCCCCGGCGGCTGGTGGATCGCCACCGAGGTCGAGGTGCGCTTCGCCACAGGTGAGATCGTGCGTCCCGACGTCCTGGGTTGGCGTCGCGACCGGTGCCCCGATCGGCCGGTCGGGTTTCCCGTCGACGTCGCGCCCGACTGGATCTGCGAGGTGGTCTCGCCTGGCAACGCGACCGACGACACCATCAAGAAGCTGCGCCTCTACCATCGGGTCGCGATCCCGCACTACTGGCTGGTCGATCCGCGCGAGGCGACGCTGACGGTGATGCGGTGGAGTCCCGATGGGTACGTCACGGTCGTGCGGGCCGAGCGCGGCGAGGTCGTGCGCGCCGAGCCGTTCGACGCCATCGAGCTCGCCGTCGGCACGCTGTTCGGCGACGAGCCACCGGCGTGA
- a CDS encoding serine/threonine protein kinase yields MRTILDDTVAAPDAGDTARDDTVAADDTARDDTVTADDPSLGRASSSRIRPSTAAPAAARADYPQLVEVDPAHYVVEREIARGGMGRILVARDRRLGRDVAVKEMLVSTGRVARRFEREARISARLQHPSIISVHEAGTWPSGEPFYAMRLVTGRSLDQAIAAARSYAERLALLPSVLAVADAMAYAHGQGVIHRDLKPRNVVVGEFGETVVIDWGLAKELGGADLEVTPDPDRPMPVSGGDAGPSGSASFGDTVVGEVLGTPAYMPPEQANGVAVDARADVYAIGALLYHLLTGRAPYQADSTAELLAAVFAGPPVALRALAPEAASELVAIVERSMARDPAARYPTARDLAEDLRRFQNGQLVGAHRYSLRHLVRRWIRRNRTLLTAVAAAAVVAIAIGVVAIRRVVAAERQARAERASAVRHQQDAEELMQFMLGDLREKLAPVGKLDLLDAVARRAVAYYDARGGADAAEDHFLAATARIALGSVIEARADLPGALAEYEQAAAVLAALVRAHPDVTKYEQRSMDADNRIADVRQEQGDLAGALASFLDLRARAERQLALDATDDKALQVAALYRGRVAKVLERQGELEPALTEFQAALALAMRRAELAPSASADKSLVIAHSHVARLLADARHDLPGALAGYRTGLAIGERQVARAPTDPRWLQDVALSHNEVSAILMEQRDLAGALAEVQAARRMIDRAIAIDPTNMERLSTGATIGERAGMIYLAQGDLTNATAEFTACEAISTELAARDPSNLESQRARTLIANKLGDVRMKAKDPRGALAAYRSALPIRERLVATDPTNAGWRRDLFYSHYKIAKAQREVPDRAQAILSFRAALAIAEVTRAAHPDNETFARDEAETRGELALDLRAGGEVAAARVEARAALAIAQQMAARPNASAAWVGVVDELTKLAAP; encoded by the coding sequence TTGCGGACGATCCTCGACGACACCGTGGCCGCGCCCGACGCCGGCGACACCGCGCGCGACGACACCGTCGCGGCCGACGACACCGCGCGCGACGACACCGTCACGGCCGACGACCCGTCGCTCGGTCGCGCCTCGTCGTCCCGGATCCGTCCGTCGACCGCGGCCCCGGCCGCGGCCCGGGCCGACTATCCGCAGCTGGTCGAGGTCGACCCGGCCCACTACGTGGTCGAGCGCGAGATCGCGCGCGGGGGCATGGGCCGGATCCTGGTCGCGCGCGACCGCCGGCTCGGGCGCGACGTCGCGGTCAAGGAGATGCTGGTCAGCACCGGCCGGGTCGCGCGCCGGTTCGAGCGCGAGGCCCGGATCTCGGCGCGGCTGCAGCACCCGTCGATCATCAGCGTCCACGAGGCCGGCACCTGGCCGTCGGGCGAGCCGTTCTACGCGATGCGCCTGGTGACCGGGCGCTCGCTCGATCAGGCGATCGCCGCGGCGCGGTCGTACGCGGAGCGGCTGGCGCTCCTGCCGAGCGTGCTGGCGGTGGCCGACGCGATGGCCTACGCCCACGGCCAGGGCGTGATCCACCGCGACCTCAAGCCCCGCAACGTCGTCGTCGGCGAGTTCGGCGAGACGGTCGTGATCGACTGGGGCCTGGCCAAGGAGCTCGGCGGCGCCGACCTCGAGGTCACGCCCGACCCCGACCGGCCCATGCCGGTGAGCGGCGGCGACGCCGGCCCGAGCGGCAGCGCCAGCTTCGGCGACACCGTCGTCGGCGAGGTCCTCGGCACCCCGGCGTACATGCCGCCCGAGCAGGCCAACGGCGTCGCGGTCGACGCCCGCGCCGACGTCTACGCGATCGGCGCGCTGCTGTATCACCTGCTGACCGGGCGGGCGCCGTACCAGGCCGACAGCACCGCCGAGCTGCTCGCGGCGGTGTTCGCGGGCCCGCCGGTGGCGCTGCGGGCGCTCGCGCCCGAGGCCGCGTCCGAGCTGGTCGCGATCGTCGAGCGCTCGATGGCGCGGGATCCGGCGGCGCGGTACCCGACGGCGCGCGACCTGGCCGAGGACCTGCGCCGGTTCCAGAACGGCCAGCTGGTCGGCGCGCACCGCTACTCGCTGCGGCACCTGGTCCGGCGCTGGATCCGCCGCAACCGGACCCTGCTGACAGCGGTGGCCGCGGCGGCGGTCGTCGCGATCGCGATCGGCGTGGTCGCGATCCGCCGGGTGGTCGCGGCCGAGCGCCAGGCCCGGGCCGAGCGGGCCAGCGCGGTGCGACACCAGCAGGACGCCGAGGAGCTCATGCAGTTCATGCTGGGCGATCTGCGCGAGAAGCTGGCGCCGGTCGGCAAGCTCGACCTGCTCGACGCGGTCGCGCGCCGGGCGGTGGCGTACTACGACGCCCGCGGCGGCGCCGACGCCGCCGAGGATCACTTCCTGGCGGCGACCGCGCGGATCGCGCTGGGCAGCGTGATCGAGGCCCGCGCCGATCTGCCGGGCGCGCTGGCCGAGTACGAGCAGGCCGCCGCCGTGCTGGCGGCGCTGGTCCGCGCGCACCCCGACGTCACCAAGTACGAGCAGCGCTCGATGGACGCCGACAACAGGATCGCCGACGTGCGCCAGGAGCAGGGCGACCTCGCCGGCGCGCTGGCCAGCTTCCTCGACCTGCGGGCCCGGGCCGAGCGCCAGCTCGCCCTCGATGCGACCGACGACAAGGCCCTGCAGGTGGCGGCCCTCTACCGCGGTCGCGTCGCCAAGGTGCTCGAGCGCCAGGGCGAGCTCGAGCCGGCGCTGACCGAGTTCCAGGCCGCGCTCGCGCTGGCGATGCGGCGGGCCGAGCTGGCGCCGTCGGCGTCGGCCGACAAGTCGCTGGTCATCGCGCACAGCCACGTCGCCAGGCTCCTGGCCGACGCGCGCCACGACCTGCCGGGCGCGCTCGCGGGCTATCGCACCGGGCTCGCGATCGGCGAGCGCCAGGTCGCGCGCGCGCCCACCGACCCGCGCTGGCTGCAGGACGTCGCGCTCAGCCACAACGAGGTCAGCGCGATCTTGATGGAGCAGCGGGACCTCGCCGGGGCCCTGGCCGAGGTCCAGGCCGCCCGGCGCATGATCGACCGGGCGATCGCGATCGATCCGACCAACATGGAGCGGCTGTCGACCGGCGCCACGATCGGCGAGCGGGCCGGCATGATCTACCTGGCGCAAGGGGACCTGACCAACGCGACCGCCGAGTTCACCGCGTGCGAGGCGATCTCGACCGAGCTGGCGGCGCGCGACCCGTCGAACCTTGAGTCGCAGCGCGCGCGCACGCTGATCGCCAACAAGCTCGGCGACGTGCGCATGAAGGCCAAGGACCCGCGGGGCGCGCTGGCGGCGTATCGGAGCGCGCTGCCGATCCGCGAGCGCCTGGTCGCCACCGATCCGACCAACGCCGGCTGGCGGCGCGATCTGTTCTACAGCCACTACAAGATCGCCAAGGCGCAGCGCGAGGTGCCTGATCGCGCCCAGGCGATCTTGTCGTTCCGCGCCGCGCTCGCGATCGCCGAGGTGACCCGGGCTGCGCACCCCGACAACGAGACCTTCGCGCGCGACGAGGCCGAGACCCGCGGCGAGCTCGCGCTCGACCTGCGCGCCGGCGGCGAGGTGGCCGCGGCGCGGGTCGAGGCCCGGGCCGCGCTGGCGATCGCGCAGCAGATGGCGGCGCGGCCCAACGCCAGCGCCGCGTGGGTGGGGGTGGTCGACGAGCTGACCAAGCTCGCGGCGCCGTGA
- a CDS encoding serine/threonine protein kinase, with product MSLLAAGATVAARYRVRGVLGHGGMGAVYAVEASDGRRFAMKTALPDLDDGGEAARRLAREANALQLLEHPNIVGAIELVVDGGRLYLVVELIEGRPLSALGVDGALPPRRALVLTRQLLDAIEHAHGRGVVHRDLKPDNVLVTAVGPADDPFDRVKVLDFGLVKLLDDAAAIVGGDRLTRTGIAFGTPAYMAPEAALGRAIDRRVDLYAVGVILFELVTGRLPFVGDDALTLLRAHVGQAPPRLADVVGPAPWCTPAFEALVAGALAKAPADRFASATIMRACLDDAFLSLP from the coding sequence GTGAGCCTGCTGGCGGCCGGCGCGACCGTCGCGGCGCGCTATCGCGTGCGCGGCGTGCTCGGCCACGGCGGCATGGGCGCGGTCTACGCCGTCGAGGCCAGCGACGGCCGCCGGTTCGCGATGAAGACCGCGCTGCCAGATCTCGACGACGGCGGCGAGGCGGCGCGCCGGCTGGCGCGCGAGGCCAACGCGTTGCAGCTGCTCGAGCACCCCAACATCGTCGGCGCGATCGAGCTGGTCGTCGACGGCGGGCGGCTGTACCTCGTCGTCGAGCTGATCGAGGGCCGGCCGCTGTCGGCGCTCGGCGTCGACGGCGCGCTGCCGCCGCGCCGCGCGCTGGTGCTGACGCGGCAGCTGCTCGACGCGATCGAGCACGCCCACGGCCGCGGCGTGGTCCACCGCGATCTCAAGCCCGACAACGTCCTGGTCACCGCGGTCGGGCCGGCCGACGATCCGTTCGATCGGGTCAAGGTGCTCGACTTCGGGCTGGTCAAGCTGCTCGACGACGCGGCGGCGATCGTCGGCGGCGATCGCCTGACCCGGACCGGGATCGCGTTCGGGACCCCGGCGTACATGGCGCCCGAGGCCGCGCTCGGCCGGGCGATCGATCGCCGCGTCGACCTGTACGCGGTCGGCGTGATCCTGTTCGAGCTGGTCACCGGGCGGCTGCCGTTCGTCGGCGACGACGCGCTGACGCTCTTGCGCGCGCACGTCGGCCAGGCGCCGCCGCGGCTCGCCGACGTGGTCGGCCCGGCGCCGTGGTGCACGCCGGCGTTCGAGGCGCTGGTGGCCGGCGCGCTGGCCAAGGCGCCGGCCGATCGGTTCGCGTCGGCGACGATCATGCGGGCCTGCCTCGACGACGCGTTCCTGAGCCTGCCGTGA
- a CDS encoding ABC transporter ATP-binding protein, translated as MGDERIAALAGVGFEIARGEMVAIIGTSGSGKSTLLNILGCLDTPTSGHYRLDGTDVQDLSDDDRARARNRQIGFVFQSFQLLPRSTAVKNVALPLVYRGVPARERLARAAAALAKVGLAERTRHRPNQMSGGQRQRTAIARALVTDPSLLLCDEPTGNLDSATSEDIMALFHRLHGEGNTILIVTHEPAIAARCQRAIRLADGRIVADGPGKDVAYAAVPA; from the coding sequence ATGGGGGATGAGCGCATCGCCGCCCTGGCCGGGGTCGGCTTCGAGATCGCGCGCGGCGAGATGGTCGCGATCATCGGGACGTCGGGCTCGGGCAAGAGCACGCTGCTGAACATCCTCGGCTGCCTCGACACCCCGACCAGCGGCCACTACCGGCTCGACGGCACCGACGTGCAGGACCTGTCCGACGACGATCGCGCCCGCGCCCGCAACCGGCAGATCGGCTTCGTGTTCCAGAGCTTCCAGCTCCTGCCGCGCTCGACCGCGGTCAAGAACGTGGCGCTGCCGCTGGTCTACCGCGGCGTGCCGGCCCGCGAGCGCCTGGCCCGGGCCGCGGCGGCGCTGGCCAAGGTCGGCCTGGCCGAGCGCACCCGCCACCGCCCCAACCAGATGTCGGGCGGCCAGCGCCAGCGCACGGCGATCGCGCGGGCGCTGGTGACCGATCCGTCGCTGCTCCTGTGCGACGAGCCCACCGGCAACCTCGACTCGGCGACCAGCGAGGACATCATGGCGCTGTTCCACCGGCTCCACGGCGAGGGCAACACCATCTTGATCGTCACCCACGAGCCCGCGATCGCGGCCCGGTGCCAGCGCGCGATCCGGCTCGCCGACGGGCGCATCGTCGCCGACGGCCCTGGCAAGGACGTGGCCTACGCGGCGGTGCCGGCGTGA
- a CDS encoding HlyD family efflux transporter periplasmic adaptor subunit — MIATRALVAAALTVAAGACDRARASGDGDGAGPRRGRVTAGDLAPRVVLTGELRATTAIELTTPRTDTWQLSIRWMAEDGELVKAGERVLEFDNSAFTSQLEQKKLLVRQAEMDLRSNRDLTAVSLADKEAEVRERSVALAKAQVLAAVPAELLAGRTAQERQLELRRAEAAVAAAELDLAAARKAAGLDLRVKQIELAKAQRGIDDATQAMGELVLMAPRDGVIVVAEHPWEGRKLHTGDTTQPGWQVITLPDLAGGLEVKAELSDVDDGKIDVGVVGSCVLDAFPDAALPCTVRSITPVARSKSRTSLRKTFDVTLALTPRAGQETRPGMSVKVELRPPPITGATLVPRGAVRVTAAGAVARLPGGATRAIELGACDAQACVVTRGLAVDEAVELGGAP; from the coding sequence GTGATCGCGACGCGGGCGCTGGTGGCGGCGGCGCTGACGGTCGCGGCCGGCGCGTGCGATCGCGCGCGGGCCAGCGGCGACGGCGACGGCGCCGGGCCCCGACGCGGCCGGGTCACCGCCGGGGACCTGGCGCCGCGGGTGGTCTTGACCGGCGAGCTGCGCGCGACCACCGCGATCGAGCTGACCACGCCGCGCACCGACACCTGGCAGCTCTCGATCCGGTGGATGGCCGAGGACGGCGAGCTGGTCAAGGCCGGCGAGCGCGTGCTCGAGTTCGACAACTCGGCGTTCACCAGCCAGCTCGAGCAGAAGAAGCTGCTGGTGCGCCAGGCCGAGATGGACCTGCGCAGCAACCGTGATCTGACCGCGGTGTCCCTGGCCGACAAGGAGGCCGAGGTCCGCGAGCGATCGGTGGCGCTGGCCAAGGCCCAGGTGCTCGCGGCGGTCCCGGCCGAGCTGTTGGCCGGGCGCACCGCCCAGGAGCGACAGCTCGAGCTCCGTCGCGCCGAGGCCGCGGTCGCCGCCGCCGAGCTCGATCTGGCCGCGGCCAGGAAGGCCGCCGGCCTCGACCTGCGGGTCAAGCAGATCGAGCTCGCCAAGGCCCAGCGCGGGATCGACGACGCCACCCAGGCGATGGGCGAGCTGGTGCTGATGGCCCCGCGCGACGGCGTGATCGTCGTCGCCGAGCACCCGTGGGAGGGCCGCAAGCTGCACACCGGCGACACCACCCAGCCCGGGTGGCAGGTGATCACGCTGCCAGATCTCGCGGGCGGGCTCGAGGTCAAGGCCGAGCTGTCCGACGTCGACGACGGCAAGATCGACGTCGGCGTGGTCGGCAGCTGCGTGCTCGACGCGTTCCCCGACGCGGCCCTGCCGTGCACCGTCCGGTCGATCACGCCGGTGGCGCGCAGCAAGAGCCGGACGTCGTTGCGCAAGACGTTCGACGTCACGCTGGCGCTGACGCCGCGGGCCGGGCAGGAGACCCGGCCCGGCATGTCGGTCAAGGTCGAGCTGCGGCCGCCGCCGATCACCGGCGCCACGCTGGTGCCGCGCGGCGCGGTCCGGGTGACCGCGGCCGGCGCCGTCGCCCGGCTGCCCGGCGGCGCGACCCGCGCGATCGAGCTGGGGGCGTGCGACGCCCAGGCGTGCGTGGTGACCCGCGGCCTCGCCGTCGACGAGGCGGTCGAGCTGGGCGGTGCGCCGTGA
- a CDS encoding HlyD family efflux transporter periplasmic adaptor subunit — MSRRCLLAALALIAACGGAPSGDELVVIARADLVLTVEVTGELEAVDSTDVMPPPLPEVWEFKIAQLADEGDEVAAGAPVVAFDASNLEQELDSLRNEADAASKKLAKRRIDAALARKDEALRLEEAEANLRKAALKAGAIADQTAAVELKLLAADHQLAEMALERAKNHAAATTRADAAELASLTEQLAYATGRLAGVEGNIARMAITAPRAGTVVYPTTWRGEKSKVGDSVWRMQAVLKIVSLDRMIGRGLVDEVDLARVAEGQAVSLRLDALPDVQLHGQVEKIAKNVGARSQNDPSKVAQVKLQLTDTDGQPLRPGMRFRGEIETARVADVVVIPVAAVFVTAAGPVAYRVRGDDVTAVPLTLGRRNATTIEVVAGLAIGDRVSRIDPARSAP; from the coding sequence GTGAGCCGCCGGTGCCTGCTCGCCGCGCTGGCGCTGATCGCGGCCTGCGGCGGCGCGCCGTCGGGCGACGAGCTGGTCGTGATCGCGCGCGCCGACCTGGTCCTGACCGTCGAGGTCACCGGCGAGCTCGAGGCCGTCGACTCGACCGACGTGATGCCCCCGCCCTTGCCCGAGGTGTGGGAGTTCAAGATCGCGCAGCTCGCCGACGAGGGCGACGAGGTCGCGGCCGGCGCGCCGGTGGTGGCGTTCGACGCCTCGAACCTCGAGCAGGAGCTCGACTCGCTGCGCAACGAGGCCGACGCCGCGTCGAAGAAGCTGGCCAAGCGCCGCATCGACGCGGCGCTCGCGCGCAAGGACGAGGCGCTGCGGCTCGAGGAGGCCGAGGCCAACCTGCGCAAGGCCGCGCTCAAGGCCGGCGCGATCGCCGATCAGACCGCGGCGGTCGAGCTCAAGCTGCTCGCCGCCGACCACCAGCTGGCCGAGATGGCGCTCGAGCGCGCCAAGAACCACGCCGCCGCCACGACGCGGGCCGACGCGGCCGAGCTCGCCAGCCTGACCGAGCAGCTCGCCTACGCGACCGGCCGCCTGGCCGGGGTCGAGGGCAACATCGCGCGCATGGCGATCACCGCGCCGCGCGCCGGCACCGTCGTCTACCCGACCACGTGGCGCGGCGAGAAGAGCAAGGTCGGCGACAGCGTCTGGCGCATGCAGGCGGTGCTCAAGATCGTCAGCCTCGACCGCATGATCGGGCGCGGGCTCGTCGACGAGGTCGACCTGGCCCGGGTCGCCGAGGGCCAGGCGGTCAGCCTGCGGCTCGACGCCCTGCCCGACGTCCAGCTCCACGGCCAGGTCGAGAAGATCGCCAAGAACGTCGGCGCGCGGTCGCAGAACGATCCGAGCAAGGTCGCCCAGGTCAAGCTGCAGCTCACCGACACCGACGGTCAGCCGCTGCGCCCGGGCATGCGCTTCCGGGGCGAGATCGAGACCGCGCGCGTCGCCGACGTCGTCGTCATCCCGGTCGCGGCGGTGTTCGTGACCGCGGCCGGGCCGGTCGCGTACCGGGTCCGCGGCGACGACGTCACCGCGGTGCCGCTGACCCTGGGCCGCCGCAACGCCACGACGATCGAGGTCGTGGCCGGGCTCGCGATCGGCGACCGCGTGTCGCGGATCGATCCCGCCCGGAGCGCGCCATGA
- a CDS encoding HlyD family efflux transporter periplasmic adaptor subunit yields MKKVLLTLVVVALVGAGGWAGWRRVTRTAAPAEVPTVVVTSERFVRKVTTEGALRAVKATPLSVPQSGGGGGPMKLAWLAEDGSLVKAGEVVIRFDQSEPARALRDGQADLAVADARLTQEQIKSRAAVAGRDATAALAGQELDRTRAFQQKDQDVFSHNQIVESEIDEKLAGARQAHAEQVKQIERSLSRSKAGVIGVERAKAELTITHAKAALERMEVRAPHDGILVLRRGWRGTVPRVGDQLWPGQGVAEIPLLDDMEAEVFVLEVDASGLKEGQPAEVTIEARPGRVFAGKIRLVDKLAKPRLASSPVQYFAVVIELDTTERAVMKPGQRVQSTLTLADEDALVVPRQAVISKGEQNLVYRKGPRGFEPVPVVLGAATAGRVVVKDGLAAGDRIALRDPTVTTDAALAGSGSGSAGAAAGEGAP; encoded by the coding sequence ATGAAGAAGGTCCTGCTGACGCTGGTGGTCGTGGCGCTCGTCGGCGCGGGCGGCTGGGCCGGCTGGCGCCGGGTCACGCGCACCGCGGCGCCGGCCGAGGTCCCGACCGTGGTGGTCACGAGCGAGCGGTTCGTCCGCAAGGTCACGACCGAGGGCGCGCTGCGCGCGGTCAAGGCCACGCCGCTGTCGGTCCCGCAGAGCGGCGGCGGCGGCGGCCCGATGAAGCTGGCGTGGCTCGCCGAGGACGGCTCGCTGGTCAAGGCCGGCGAGGTCGTGATCCGGTTCGATCAGAGCGAGCCGGCCCGGGCCCTGCGCGACGGCCAGGCCGACCTCGCGGTCGCCGACGCCCGCCTGACCCAGGAGCAGATCAAGTCGCGGGCCGCGGTCGCCGGCCGCGACGCCACCGCGGCCCTGGCCGGGCAGGAGCTCGACCGCACCCGGGCGTTCCAGCAGAAGGATCAGGACGTGTTCTCGCACAACCAGATCGTCGAGTCGGAGATCGACGAGAAGCTGGCCGGCGCGCGCCAGGCCCACGCCGAGCAGGTCAAGCAGATCGAGCGGTCGCTGTCGCGGTCGAAGGCCGGCGTCATCGGGGTCGAGCGCGCCAAGGCCGAGCTGACGATCACCCACGCCAAGGCCGCGCTCGAGCGGATGGAGGTGCGCGCCCCCCACGACGGCATCCTGGTGCTGCGCCGCGGCTGGCGCGGGACCGTGCCGCGGGTCGGCGACCAGCTGTGGCCCGGCCAGGGCGTGGCCGAGATCCCGCTGCTCGACGACATGGAGGCCGAGGTGTTCGTGCTCGAGGTCGACGCCAGCGGGCTCAAGGAGGGCCAGCCGGCCGAGGTCACGATCGAGGCCCGGCCCGGCCGGGTCTTCGCCGGCAAGATCCGCCTGGTCGACAAGCTGGCCAAGCCGCGCCTGGCCAGCTCGCCGGTCCAGTACTTCGCGGTCGTCATCGAGCTCGACACGACCGAGCGCGCGGTCATGAAGCCGGGCCAGCGCGTGCAGTCGACGCTGACCCTGGCCGACGAGGACGCGCTGGTGGTGCCGCGCCAGGCGGTGATCAGCAAGGGCGAGCAGAACCTGGTCTACCGCAAGGGCCCGCGCGGGTTCGAGCCGGTGCCGGTCGTGCTCGGCGCCGCCACCGCCGGCCGGGTCGTCGTCAAGGACGGCCTGGCCGCCGGCGACCGGATCGCGCTGCGCGATCCCACGGTCACGACCGACGCGGCCCTGGCCGGCTCGGGCTCGGGCTCGGCCGGCGCCGCCGCGGGCGAGGGCGCGCCGTGA
- a CDS encoding ABC transporter permease yields the protein MRRLLDALGVALDNLADHKLRTLLTTLGMMFGVGAVIAMLSIGAGAERQALALIDRLGTRNVVVRAKSYKPDELEEIRKKSIGLSQRDVEAIEEAVPGVDFAAARLEIEPYKILSGSGKTKARVYGVGHRHREVTPFALSEGRFFDAADETHHAQVAVIGAAVRRELFGADPALGRDLKINDVWVEVVGVLAPEPTAATSVQGIAVSSTEREIYLPLTTALRKLDRDPLKSPLTEIVVRLTPRAPARETGAVVGTLLDRLHGGVGDYEIVVPEALLQHSEQTQRLFSLVMGLIAGISLLVGGIGIMNIMLASVLEQTREIGVRRAVGARRADIRFQFLVTAFALAMLGGLLGVAIGVGIARAVAAYASWPTVVTTWSIALSLGVSIAVGVASGLYPAVRAARLDPIAALHSE from the coding sequence GTGAGGCGGCTGCTCGACGCGCTCGGGGTCGCGCTCGACAACCTCGCCGATCACAAGCTGCGCACGCTCCTGACCACGCTCGGCATGATGTTCGGCGTCGGCGCGGTGATCGCGATGCTGTCGATCGGCGCCGGCGCCGAGCGCCAGGCCCTGGCGCTGATCGATCGCCTCGGCACCCGCAACGTGGTCGTGCGCGCCAAGTCGTACAAGCCCGACGAGCTCGAGGAGATCCGCAAGAAGTCGATCGGCCTGTCGCAGCGCGACGTCGAGGCGATCGAGGAGGCGGTGCCCGGGGTCGACTTCGCCGCGGCCCGGCTCGAGATCGAGCCCTACAAGATCCTGTCGGGCAGCGGCAAGACCAAGGCCCGGGTCTACGGCGTCGGCCACCGCCACCGCGAGGTCACGCCGTTCGCGCTGTCCGAGGGCCGGTTCTTCGACGCCGCCGACGAGACCCACCACGCCCAGGTCGCGGTGATCGGCGCCGCGGTCCGCCGCGAGCTGTTCGGCGCCGACCCGGCGCTGGGCCGCGATCTGAAGATCAACGACGTCTGGGTCGAGGTCGTCGGCGTGCTCGCGCCCGAGCCGACCGCCGCCACCTCGGTCCAGGGCATCGCGGTCAGCTCGACCGAGCGCGAGATCTACCTGCCGCTGACGACCGCGCTGCGCAAGCTCGATCGCGATCCGCTCAAGTCGCCGCTGACCGAGATCGTGGTCCGGCTGACGCCGCGCGCGCCCGCCCGCGAGACCGGCGCGGTGGTCGGCACGCTGCTCGATCGCCTGCACGGCGGCGTCGGCGACTACGAGATCGTGGTGCCCGAGGCGCTGCTCCAGCACAGCGAGCAGACCCAGCGGCTGTTCAGCCTGGTGATGGGCCTCATCGCCGGCATCTCGCTGCTGGTCGGCGGCATCGGGATCATGAACATCATGCTGGCGTCGGTGCTCGAGCAGACCCGCGAGATCGGCGTGCGGCGCGCGGTCGGCGCCCGCCGCGCCGACATCCGCTTCCAGTTCCTGGTCACCGCGTTCGCGCTGGCGATGCTGGGCGGCCTCCTCGGCGTCGCGATCGGCGTCGGCATCGCGCGCGCGGTCGCGGCCTACGCCAGCTGGCCGACGGTCGTGACCACGTGGTCGATCGCGCTGTCGCTGGGCGTGTCGATCGCCGTCGGCGTCGCGTCGGGCCTGTACCCGGCGGTGCGCGCCGCCCGCCTCGACCCCATCGCCGCGCTGCACAGCGAATGA